A window of Thalassophryne amazonica chromosome 12, fThaAma1.1, whole genome shotgun sequence genomic DNA:
ccccatccatcctgatggcgattgagaggtgttgcaaagaggaatgggccaaactactcaaagataggtgcaccaagcttgtggcatcatattcaaggagacttgaggctgtaattgctgccaaaggtacatcagcaAAGGACTGAGAACAGGGTGTGAATACTCATatacgtgtgatttcttttttaatatattagcaaaaaaaaaaaaatatcatgttgtcattatggggtgttgcgagtagaattttgaaggaaaaaattaatttactccattttggaataaggctggactCTGccgagataacatttggtcccagtccatatagttaaatatactctatcacaatactaaatcagctctatcacagtgtaaaatcaactccagcatgctgtgaatgactcttactggagtagaaaaacttgatttgacaagacggtagagctgatttcactgtaTAAAAGAGTGTATTTTATTTagcctgggaccaaatgttatcccggcagaatatattttactcagcaaaatttactgtatatatatatatatatatatatatatatacacacacacacacacacacacacacacacacacacacacacacacacacacacacacacacacacacacacaccatggtcagtgagaattccatgtcttactggcgtgcattattttcgtgtatacgcacacgtagtttcgGCGAGTAAAGTCACTGTTAAAATCACtgcgctctggtcgtcaccatagcaatgcgcaaatcagttggcgcagatcagctgtgttttgacaggtgaatgacagaaacgcgataaaacatggatttccaagtgaatttttatatttttggccaaaaataaaacatttgaggaatggaaagaggaggagagcaaatgagaagaacagcaaaagcaacggcataaagatttaacatcggacgaactggagaagactgaagacgggaaagaagaagagaacggttctatccttgcgggctgccgagcgctccgcatcaaaacagcgagcgtagtttctggacctgttgccagtttgccacagctccacacagcagagagggggggcggtgtgagtggcccgctgcggcgtgagcccacagactcggtaagcgcatcggagacaaaacatacgaggtctgttagaaaagtatcagaccttattattttttttcaaaaaccatatggatttgaatcacgtgtgattgcgttagccaagcttgaaccctcgtgcgcatgcgtgagttttttcatgcctgtcggttgcttcattcgcctgtgagcaggcttggagtgaggtgtggtccacccctctcgtctattttttattgcgaataaatgtctgaacaatttggatctttgctgcatcaatttttttccagaaactgtaagagacctccaggtggacaccgttcgaaaactTAATATggatttcagggacgattttatggggattaaacagattacggggtgttactgcccctttaaggatggcccacaactgctgagagcacagcgcgctcccagcgccgatggacaggctgacaccccgcacaaacaaccagatcatttccaacgtgaaagctttgttgatccgggacctcgtctgactttcacaaaaaggcagaagatgtggacatcagcactttttccggcacattccaccgttacagttttttttttcatggaaaaagaagccgagggacgcgccaccgtgccgctcttgacgcggcacaaaaccacctcggtgttggtctctcaggacggctttcagacggattccggttgcttttctgtcgtgtgaatatttgagaaattgagcttgagctggacaagccccaacatgtcctgtgaggcttcatcacggcgtttctttgcgccgagcggctgcaccacgacgcgccgaactcctccgcacgtctgtcttaatgtgccggaaaaagtgctgatgtccacgtcttttcacaattcctgtgctagtcagaagaCATacaggatcaagacagcgtccagtttagaaatgaacggcacatttcacttttACAGGAGTTTTTGGCTGACCGATCGGCTACAGCTTTTGTGGCATTTGATCTTAGTCTTGATACAGGACCATCCTAAATCCAAGCATGCTgacatataataatataataaaaaatactTGTAATATGTCCATTTTGAAGCCAGAAAACTCAACATTTTGTAGATTTGTATCTATTTATTCATAAATATTAGCAGTTCCTTATTGTTCAAAAGATTTAGGCCCAGTTGATGTGTCTAAAACTATTGCACAGTACTGCACCTACTCCACACTTTTTTCTGTTTCCGCTGCCCTTTAGCGGTCATAATTTTCTTTCACTTTAGTGTTTCAGTCAAAACTACTATTAACAGGAAGCTGAAAAGTAATTTAGTTCAAAGTAACATTTTATTTGAAACATGTCTAAATACATCATCCACCACAATATTAactaaaaaacattaaaacatttaATATGTAACAGccaaacgccaaattactacttTTTACAATAACATTCATGAGCATCAACACCATCAACATGATTTTCAAATTAACCAAAATCCAGCGTGTCCAGTGTATAACTCACCTCTCACACAGTGACTGCTGGGAActgctccagcccccccgtgaccTTGACATGAACTAAGTGAGTTTAGGTAATAAATGAAtcaatgaaattcaccaaaaaccTCCCCATGTAAGCAAAAATGTTCCACTTGAATTTATCCCTGTATTCTTCAGTGTCTTTGTACTTCTGCTGCATCTTTTCCAACAGTGATCTAAGGATGCTCTTGGGAGGGGCTGGTGTGGGAAGGCTGCTGGTCTCAGGTGGCAGGACGTCCTGAGGAGGTGGGGGGAGAGGAGGGGGGCACAAGGGGCGAAAAGGTGGGAGATCGAGTGCACGGAAGGAGCCAAGGATGGTGGAGGGAAGAAAACGTTGGGGCATGCAGCGAAGAGGTGGGATGTAGGGTGCAAGCAAGATGGGTGGAGGAGCAAGAGGAGGAAACAAGAGGCAAGGAGGTGAGAGCGAGGGGGCACGCATGACACAAGGAGGGACGGAGgagccagcaggaggaggaggaggtctaCAGCGGTCTCGAGGTTCGAGAGCTGAGCTGGATTCTGAACGGCGGCAGTTTGACCCCCGGTTCAGTTCACTCCTCACGGTCTCATAAAGTCCCAGATAACAGAAATCATAGATGATCCTGCGTGCCTCTttgtccttcagtgtcgcctCAGAGAGTCCAAACATGTTGAACACCTTCTCCAGCTTTGGGTCCAGTTTGTTCAGATCGATCTTGATCTCTGGCTCCTCCACGTGGATGAGGTGTCTGAAGTTGTACGGTGACCCGATGTCGGTTTTGGTCAGAATCTTCTTTGAGAGTGACCTTTGCCATTTTCTGGCCATGAATCTGAACAAGTGGATGTTCTTCAGGGTGACCAGCAGGGAGTCCATCCTTTCAGCCCACCTCAGAATGAGCAAGTGTTTAACAAATCCCAAGCGACGCAGTGACGGGTGGTTTTTATTTCTGTGGAGGAGACGTACAAACCTTTATTGaataaatttacatattttattaagaTTGAAAAATAAATCGCAATACCATATGTTAAAGAAGAATACTACAAAGTGTTTCTGCAAGAACACTGTTGATACGAGGagagattgagaagttttgagcctgacccagaaaaagtagggcctggttctccattttttgcattctgagaaaccaacatttcttgagaatgtgtgaagttttgactcactgggtacaatattgagaaatgttggtttctcagaatgaaaAAGGTAGAGAAaaacgccctactttttctggctcaaaacttctcagtcaaaatatatttttttaatatatatacatgTCAGAAGTAATCCGCCTGACTAGCCTGTTGCTCATCAACAGCAACTGtgcaatttggtgagaatccatgcagtagttctgacgtaatccgtgcagtagttctgacataatcctgctaacagtaatccttcaagccTATATGAAagggaaacttgatccagaatctggatttggatccggatcaccttcaaaatttaatggagtcttccttggtctaatatctagctatctgtggtgaaaatttcatcaaaatccatgctgtagttttgacgtaatcttcctaacagtcagacagacagacaaataaataaataaatgccgatgatgtTATTGTGGACGTAATAACACACAaatcatctatccatccattttctgaatctGCTTATTCCGATTACGagtcagtactttaaaatctttGTTAATACGCACAAAAAATACCGGGTGATGTGCATTTGTTGCTTTCAACCAATCAGGGACCTTGAATCATGAGGATTCTTAAAGTTTATTGAGGTTTTCTCAGTGGTTATGAAGCATGGACACAGAAACGTTCCTACATAACCTACTGCTACACTCGTCTTGCAGGTGGAGACAGTATCATTACTGGACGTACACTCAGGGTATTTTCTACCCTCCTTTCACTGCTGGAATCTGCAAACAACTTGAGGAACGTCTTCCTTGTCAGTTTGATGACTGTGTCGGAGAATAAATACCATCATTAAGCAACATGAATGTGATACGTCTTGATGAGTTATTCTGCTCATGTTCTAAACTCATAAGCAACATGAATGTGATACGTCTTGATGAGTTATTCTGCTCATGTTCTAAACTCATAACTTTAATTCCTTTCTCTGACTTGTAGACTGCTTATTTATGGTATATACTGCAGTCGGGTGGAGATCGCTATTGCCGTTTTGGACCTCATCTGCAAGGAGAAAGAGGACGTTCGTCTGAAATTACAGGTCAGGAACCTGGAGACCTgacaataaacaaacacacacacatactttttTAGTGGTCCCTAGTGGACACTGTATGTACTGCACAGACTACTACAACATTCCTTTTTAAATGGACATACCAGGTATTTTTGTAGAAGGGCCTGGTTCAAGGTCGCCCCCGCCAAGGACAGCCAAAAGACAGATGCCAAGatcctggacattttggtgtttgacCCCAATATAAACTGTTATTATAAATATTGCCCTACTGGTAACCATTTTCTAAATCATCATACTGTAGTATTTGTTCCCTGCTCCCTCCCAGGTCCTTTAGGCGATTTCTACCAAACCTGGTATGTGGATGAAAGTCAACTTcaggttttggcaaaggtcaagatcattagggtcaaaggtcaaaatttaaattttcaCAGATGTCCACGCATATGTGGGTGGGGTGTGAAATTGCCCAGATGAGGTCAAATTTACCACAGGCCAATCATTGTGGTTAATGTCATTGGGAAGGTCACATATTTTTTCTccctctgatttgcaccaaatgtggcagACATGTGgagatgggttctggaattgtccaAGTGAGGACACATTTGTTAAAGATCAAGCCATTTTACCAAAGTGATGTCTGCCTGTATACTTGTTGTCCTACTCCTCCTAGGCCTTGATGCCGATTTCTGTCAAACctggtatgtcagtgaaggttgacccAAAACTGCCCTTGAAGAATTCAATGGCAAAGATCAAAGGAATTAGACATTGAGCCCAATTTGGAGCAAGTGTGGCACACACTTTGGTGAATTCCAGAATTGGCCCCCACAAGGTCAACCAGAGGTCAATCAATTGGGTGAAGATCAATGTCATTGAGGTCAAATCTCCTTGTACCTTGTAAAAGTAAAAAGaagcaaacaactgtgtttccagcCTGTGATGGGTGCTACATTTCAGTTATAAGTACATATGGATTGTGTATGACACTTCTACATATTGTGCTTAAACATGAAAGATGTCCTTTGATTACACTATTCaccttttaaaaaacatttataaaaagaAGCAGTTTTATGAAAATGAAAGAACTACAATATGCTGCAGTTAGTGTATTTCTGCACATTCTATTTAACATTCAAATTCAAATAAAATGACTATGCTGCAGTAACACTAACTTGACAGCTGGAAATCTGTGAGAATTTTGGCCTCTATTGAAAACACAAAGAGTTCTATGTCTCACCAGATCTGTGGACAAACAAGCCTGTACCTCATGCAGCTACAAAAACGTGCACTGTGTTTGTTTCAGGAGTGTTCCAAGAGGGCCAACAATGGGAAGTTTACACTGAGGGACCTACTGGTTGTCCCCATGCAGCGAGTCCTCAAGTACCATCTCCTTCTTCAGGTAGAGTTTGTTTTCTGGCTACAAGTACAAAATTCACATCCCAAGTGGTACGAAACACCTTACAATATGATAAAACCTGTTCATAATACTCCATGTAAGGCTGTGTGACATAATGTCTACCTGTTGGCCATTACAAAAATGTCTTCATGTAGGCTATATTTACTTTATAGTGTCTCGCCAATAACTGCAAGTTAGCAAATTCGGCAATACTGAGCACACCGTTTAGGTCATAGAGATGCACAAAACACTGGAGCAGCCATGGAGGTTGTTTCTGCAATATTTTTGTCCACCATCTTGCATAAGAAATTGCCTTGGCATCTTTGGGTGAAAATTGATTGTTGTAACTCACCCCCACCAATGACCAGGaactggaataagcgggtttcgaaaatgaatggatgggtaGACCTCTCTTTAAATAATGCTACATTAGATaaattattatgatgatgattataATTATGATTCTGAAGCATTCAATAGTTAGCCAGTAGACTGGATAACCAGCTGGATTTCTTTTGAGATTAAAGCTacagggcctttcaaatttcattaaactgagaaaatttgtctactgaaatccaagcattataatgtaggtttatttttgtaacatgttgcaaagttacaactcattttaatgaaagacatattTATTTGGGTGGAAATTCCATAGTGAGTATTGTATTTTCCTTCATTGCCATGATGCaaactaactacaggaggaaCCGTGTATCCGCATGTGTGaaattgagattacctgtgacccattttacgttaacatccataagatttcttgtaaatcacttccaaatctaccaacTGTTGGTCACAGCATCTGATTTCTTAAATTACCCCCCCCCAGGGGTTGcaattctaatttttttttcccagagagcatgaattttgatcatatgggcaattgttgtgtgtgggccgccagaagaggaggtactgctggcccaccatcagagggcgccctgcctgaagtgcgggcttcaggcacgagagggcgctgccgccaaggacgcagccgggggtgacagctgtcactcattacctcttgacagctgtcacccatctactcaacgtcctctcactccataaagaccagacgtcatctccacctcgttgccgagatatcatacttcattggaggtaatatcctcagccatttgttttacaatatatctgtatattgtgagtgtttgcaggagtttgtggaggctgtgcaggacggcactctttttcctctgagggatcgctgcagcacgtattgagtgagaggtggaggtggcattcccaccgctgttgttactgggtgtacacacacccacacttgactgtctttgttctcgccagcagtaccagatccgacagtcggggacggtgatcacctgggaattcgggacttggcggctccaggttCTGTggaggcggaaatcgtgtggttccggctcttctcaggacagacgtcttctatcctcgagcctgcccacacgtcaccttgtggattgactgtaattatattctgagattgtctgtatgttcgttgtgcacatttcacaacattaaattgttaccttttggctcatctattggccgttcatttgcgccccctgttgtgggtccgtgtcactacactttcacaacaggcaaTAttctattatgaatcccttatctaaatgctaacgaataaaattatagtggtgccccccccccccccccccccaaaaaaaaaattaggacttaaatcttaaaaaccccAGTGGCACTATAGTTTTATTTGCATAGTGTAACGTCATTCAAAACCTGCAACAAGATGGCAACCACAACTGCTGTTACGATGATTTCTACTCTACTGTAATTCTCCCCCCCCTCCCAATCTCTttagtctgtccatttcaaacatTTCTAAAGGTACACAGCACAATATTTATCTTTTGGATGTTATAAAAGTGTGTACTGATTATAGGGTATATTCCTATCTCCACTTTTCAAATTCTGGTGGTGGTCAAAGGTCAGATGGAATTCATGCTCTCATCGCATCATTTTTGCCATTGGTAAAAGCTTTCATTTTCGCTGCCATTTATTGCAGActatttctttgtaaattaaCCAAATTTAGTGAAATTAGTAATCAACAGATATAAATGAACAAGGGTAGACtaccattttttttcttccagtaaatcactcacattgggcctcatgtatcaacgttgcgtacggcgatatttgagcgtatatggggtgtacgccaaaacagctgcgctacttggcatttatcaatgtggtcattggcgtacgctgcgctgaaaatatacaccaggtcgagaggtggtgtaaattacacaccaaaatgaaccagcactggaatccacataaaaatgaatataatcaacatgataaacagtgccattatacaaatcaatgcatatgttacataaataacactttcctgattatactacataataatcaatacaaatccacaGCGCTGacagcaaagaaagcgctgctcgccgttttctccagacgtcgagcctggagccagctgAGCTTAAATGTATGTGgtatgatcgttttagacaatgaaaatgatcattacaactgtagtgttgtcatccccttaattcgcccgtgctgcaatcaggtaggctattgtcatctccattcgtttgtcacaataaaataaataaagaaatacattttaaaataaagaaatcagacaaattaggcgtgtcttattgattgagcgagcaaatatccacatatcaggaattattgacatgtgaaaagagaatacagtgttccctcgctataacgtggccTCGCAGtcccgcggagtatttagtccaattttgcatgctattaatttttttacagtgttctgtgttctgcgtgtctgtttataagaatcctcTCGCC
This region includes:
- the LOC117522289 gene encoding neural Wiskott-Aldrich syndrome protein-like, whose translation is MWLGLSISNQRRNKNHPSLRRLGFVKHLLILRWAERMDSLLVTLKNIHLFRFMARKWQRSLSKKILTKTDIGSPYNFRHLIHVEEPEIKIDLNKLDPKLEKVFNMFGLSEATLKDKEARRIIYDFCYLGLYETVRSELNRGSNCRRSESSSALEPRDRCRPPPPPAGSSVPPCVMRAPSLSPPCLLFPPLAPPPILLAPYIPPLRCMPQRFLPSTILGSFRALDLPPFRPLCPPPLPPPPQDVLPPETSSLPTPAPPKSILRSLLEKMQQKYKDTEEYRDKFKWNIFAYMGRFLVNFIDSFIT